DNA from Quercus lobata isolate SW786 chromosome 1, ValleyOak3.0 Primary Assembly, whole genome shotgun sequence:
CTAATTGAGgtttgattaaaaatataaatatggCTTCTAGTGCAAACTTGGTAGGCTAACAATTTTTTCCTGTACTTTTCCTAactttcttagttttttttttttttttttttccaattaaaaaactaaatgttaCATGTGAGGACCAGATTTGAGTCTCCAGCCCAAATGATAAatgaacttaggcccaaaaatcccaatacaatgaatttgtagagaatggattggaaaactaggttctaaTGAGTTAGATAACAATTACAATGGATTCAAATCACAGTGACGTAAAAGTGGACGGATATTATCTTAAGAAAATCGTTCTCGGCACAGTTCGAGAAGATCAATTCATGTATATATTACTTGGAATTGATTACAAATACAGTGTTAATGGCTTCagtcctttctttctttcttttctcgaTCCCTTTCTCTTAGGGCCTCCTTTCTAATTTATATTACTTCTCCCTCTTCATCTCTATTACTTCTCCCTCTTCATCTCTATCCTCCATATGGATGGTAGATTGTTTGGGTTGAtctttgtcccatcagcaccctCCAGAAGTCTTTgagagtagctgtaaggctaaaaAACACTGTTCagatatcatttttttcattaatgcggccagagagttagctacagagcattcaatgcggtggtagcagcttcctcttagatatttcttagcTCCCATCCCCCTCATACTTTTGTGACACACGTCCTTATCAGTAGAATTTCCTGGAATGTCACTTTGGACAATAAGATATACATTTTGGACGATAGGAAATACACTTTGGACACACGTCCTTCTCATTTGTAACTTACTTATGGGGCTCTGAGTCTGACATCCTCATTACTATTTATTTGTCCTCGGACCACCCAACGTCCTCAACCAAGGTCCAAGGCCTAACATATAATTTTGGGCACAAGCCCTACATTACAGTtcgtttgagattttttttaaagaatatttcATTCATTCCCTTGTTTAGAAATTTAATAGAAGGGATTGAAATGGTAATAAGAGAATTGTGGGGccagggaacttatgatccgACCCATGCTCTACTaaggcccagggcccgtgccgagaaGGGgatttgccgaggacgaataggGAAAGGCCGAAGTGCCGGGagcacagccgaggatgaccctgtcctcggcacttcaagacttcaaagggaagagcaacaTCTCATTGAAAGGCTGCCCCCAAAAAGTCCCCTGAAGGAGAGGCAAGTAGGATAggacccacgtgggggtacggtACAAAACTGGCTAAAAGTAAATACGTCCCCTTTACATTAATTGCACCCGCCAACGTTctaaccatattaatgagaaaagacgcctggacaGGATGACTTCGATcattgcaactaacaaaaagtaagggGGAGACAGCTGATGGGTCGGGTACTGAAGTAGACACCTgtttgatcaacaagtggagggctaagatcaactaagaagggctatataatgtaaagatTGATGCCTCACGAAGGAGGCTGGGgaaaaaaggctaaaaaaaaaagcctcccAGACCGTctcaaggagaaagactcctcgagcgaacacaGCCTAATTCTGTACGAATAAGATGACTAACCCTCGCCCGGTGACCAAGgcttagcctttcaaacccacgctctacaaatgatattgtttgggccttttttacgtgcgaacccaatatcattttgggtcattacgaatcgagtccttacaagaATAAAACTATTATAAGTTGAATGGtaataataaaactatatatttcttaactttCGAGTCTCGACACCTCCATATAAATTCTCAAAACAAATTATAGCAAATATACCATATTCCATTTCATTCggttggatttattttataaattatctCTTCCATTTCATTTCTAAAGGAGTACTCTGCGTCTCTACCCTTTTAAGCAAGGGAGTCAATACTGTACCGGAGGCTATATCGGTTTGGCCaacggtacgatatatttcggatatcGATCAATACCGGTATACCGTTTTGAGTTTactgctattttttatatttataaataaataaatatatatatgtatgtatgtatgtatgtatgtgtgtgtgtgtgtgtgtgtgtgtgtgtattatagtaaatataaaagtttaccataaaacatttcctcaattcagaactaactagtcgctaacccgtgcgatgcacgggaaatgtattgagtacaatatataatttaaactttgtttattttactacaacaccaaaattgaatttgtaaaataaaatcatatagctaaaacatttgttaacagctatacgtttcagacatttattaaactatattattattattattaacttaacagtattttaatatatgataccaacatgcttcaagaaaatgtccaacactgaaaacaatttcgaaaacaaactcaactaaacagtttgatgaataaatatattacaatctatattataagccaagaaataaactttgaaaccaatatgaacaaaatccacgTCAAACAAATCCATTTCGatcattaagaatatgactcactaaagtcatgaaaaacacaagattcattacaaaaaataagcatctttagtctttatagattttgcctaagtacccagatacgatgacacatactcacacaaaaatcattaaaaaaagaattaaagaacATACACAACATGTACATACgctatgaaagtaaaaataagaaaaataaaagagacgtaaacacggacaattaaagaaaaaatataggaaaaaaaagttaggaatagaaatataagataaagatgggttaccctcaaaaagaataatccatggatattcattgaaatcttctagataatttctgataatagaaaaaacaaaacccaaaagttatgatgttaaaacttccaaaaggccaaaatttttttttttttttaaaaaaaatcagaagattcaagcttcaaaagtattgaaataaaactatatatatatatatatatatatctaattacGCATtagagaaatacaatagaaataagggaatccatgattatagcttttctactattgaaattggccagacaattaaatgtattgcaaaaaatgaacttaaaaattcatatgtaaaccaaacaattagaagattttgagccaagaatttattaaaacaaaacaaaaattatgtgactacacaatggagaaatataataaacaaaaaaaatatgtctacacaacatagaaatattAGGGAAATATGAGTTaccttttaaatgttaaaattcaaaatattaaaacttttaaaaggttaaaaaaatttgaagatttaattaaaagattcaggcccagcaattaaataaacaaaacaacaattgacaaacttataagaaaaagtaacaaatctataatttttattgaacaaatcaaataaccctaatcttgatgcattgaccgaagaaggagaggagtccaatacataagtggaatatgtgaattgtgaagcatgagccgcccttaaaaaaattcttgaagaaaaataagttttaaggagaaaattgtgttgcggcaaaagaagataatagcagatctaatcataaaatctaaaataaaaagaatttaaaataaaaataataaaaaaatattggtgaCCAACGGccatacatataaaatataagataTTGACCAACCTTTATAAAAAGATGTCAGTTTCAACATTCACTTTGTAGTGAGGGTCCTCAAACATCATCTTCTCCGCGAATAGTTTTTGGGGCTTAGGTTTTCTAcgcaagcaattcttaaataggagagagtagaggcgGTAGGAGAGTGTTCTTATTTGGCTAAAAGTCTAATtgcattggaaaaagaaaacagtgatgaggtggaaaatttaatttaatttaaatattatgctgacgtgaaaaattgtgggagtttcaaaagttttggttatatatatatatatatttatatatatagattattcatggttttaaactttagtatcaattaaaaaaaaaaaaaaaaaaaaaaaaaaaaaaaaaaaaaacaaacaaacaacaacaacaacaacaacaacaacaacaacaatataaaaaatagaaagcttaaaagttaccattgcatactaagaaaacaaataatactaataaattaatgcaaataagttaccattttgccctaacaaaaaattcaaaaattacaaaacttaaaaaataaaaaaataataaataaataaaacttttttctgtaccggccAGTACTGGCTGGTATTacccgaaattggccggtacaGCCAGTATTTTTTCTAGTACTAAACAGGGAGTTATATGTACCGGTTTGCTTGCCGGTACAATATATACCAACCGTACCGGCCAGTACGATACGGAATCGACTCCCTTGCTTTTAAGACAACTCCAACATGCAACTTCCTATTAAAAAATGAACCGATATAGGAATCAGGAATATGATCTATTGCCCATAAGATctgtaaataaaaattagatattGACTTATATAGTTATATGCGTCCAAGCTACCTTGAGAATTAAAAACCTGTTCTTTAAGTCTTTAACTTCTATTCTAGCGCAATTAAATTTGCATTCCTCCCGCAAtagaattttttcttcttgttaactgcgtttataatttcttttatcataCACTATCTTTACATAAAACAACAAAATgctataagaaatataaaagaaatatgatTCAACATACACCTTCAACCAAGTCACTCAAAATTGCATCACGAGTCATGAACCAACTCATGCGCTGAGGAGTTCTATAAAGGCCATCCCTCAATCCTCACATCACTGCATGCCATGAAAAGTCACTCTGAAAGACCATGAGTGAGCTTTTACAGCATTGAGGAGCACATCAACCATGATAAACCACCAACAATTGCACCAAGTTATCACAGGCATCTGATTGCTTCTCGCCATTGCCAATGGCAACCTTCCCTAAGGAAGAGTAGTCTCCAGTGGAGTTAACACGATGAGCACATAAGCAGCAGCACCATCTAATCATCTTCACTCTCCCTTTGCCAATCTTGATCTTCAAACAAGTCTTCAGGTGGGTCATACACAACCATACCAGGAAAAAGTTCTAAGAAGTCATCTTTCACCTTCTCTCTTAACTCTGGGTATGGAATGAGCCCTTTCAATATCACCCGAAAAGGTAATGAGATTGGAGGATCAGGTGATTGTCTCATTTCATCATATATTTCCATTGCCTCTGAGGGCAATCCACTATCTGAAAAGGCCCTGATAAGATCTCCAAATGTATGTTGATCAAAGAGAACTTCTTCTCCCTTCAGGTCTTCCCAAACCCTTTTTACCTCATCAACACTTTTGTTCCTTGCGAGCATCATAAGCATGTCCCTGTAAAAGAACATGTCTGGCCGATACCAAATTTCTTTTCGCACCACATCATATAACTGAGAAGCATATATTACAAGATAGTCACACATTGTgcacttttttttggggggtgggggaggaTTTAAACCAATGAAACGTTAAAAAAGGCACAATAAATGAGTTCTAGCTAAATGGCACCACCTCCACTCCTTAAAAGAATGGGGTAAAGGGTGATGTTATGAATGTTTAAGACCTACTGAatgcttgagagagagaggagaagctagcaattcaaatcaattttttcttatgaGTTATTTTGATTTGTGGCAACTTGTAGTGCATAGAAATAATTAGCTCAGCGGCTTAGAAAATGCAGCAAATATCCTAGATAACTTATTGTAAAGTGTACTTGCAGGGAAGCTTATTCCTCAATTACAAAGCTATGAGATGTCAAATTCTATGAGTTAGAGATAACAAAACCATCAGGAAATGAAAGATGCTAGTTAAGTTACTGCATTTGTTATTAGCATAGTACAAAAGAATTGTTGTTACAAAACCTGACTAATACAACCACACTGCCTTTGAAACCAACCAGCTGTATTTATCTTACTATTATAAACACAGAAGGGCTAGAACACTGCATTCAAATATCACTATGCAACCTAAGGAATCAGATATCTGACAAAGGTCATCACTTAAATTAACAAATGAACTTACTAGTTAGTACTTAGTATGCTATGCTCTTCCATATCTGAGAAgacaaattgaaatttaatagaGGTGTAGATTTTGAATCCATTCTtaaattttcccttttcctaCAATTTCTCAAAAATCAAGCAGAGGAAGAACAATTCTTCAAAAATCTAAACTTTCCCATTTCCCCCATTTccaaaatttaacatttatcaataaccaaacaaaaacatgaccCAATAAAAACAACCCCCAGTAGTGCAATAGATGGAATACGAATCTGAAACTAAAAGTATtgaaacagcaaaaaaattctctatTTCACaactttcttggcaaccaaacagaacCATTGTTAAACTTACCTTCATGCAGAGGAAGACCTGGTCTTGTCTCTGGAACTCGGCGAGAACAGCGAAGAGATCAGACTTGAGCAAGCGAGAGACATGGGAGCGAATGAAGCGGTCGAGTCGGACCGAGTTGGAGCGGAGCCTCTTGAGCTCTTTGGCCACTATCAGACCCTCCTTGCCCAtctccttctttcttctccatATCGATAAACTCGGGCTCGAGGCCAACCCGGAAACATGTCGAAATAGCCATTGTTGTTGTATGTGTTTCGAGTTAGAGAAGGTGTTTTCGGAAAGCAAAAAAGGGTTTTGTTTAGGGAAATTAGGagaggatgaagatgaagagGGTTTTCTTAGGAGAAGTCGAGCGTGACGCAGCATTTAAGGTTTGTTCGACTTCGACttcgactttttttttttttttttgagaaacctccCTTCTCAGGGAGGGAACTTCGACTTCGACTTCGATGCTCAAACTGTTCTCTCTGGAAACCTGGGATTGGTTTTCGACTTTATCGGTCATTGAATGAATGTAACttatataagtaaataaataaattttgagttttaataTTCTGatttaaattatcaattttatcattttttttaaaggtttcatATTGGTGTAGAAATAGCTTTTAGAATAAATTACTAACAGGTAAACTATTGTTAAAAGTTTAATTTGGTTATTAACTAGTATTAattgggttaatttttttttttttgaaagccaaATCAGCATAATTTCATTCATTCAAATTCAGCATATCAAAGTACAATTCATCCACCACTGAGGGCGAGGAGTCTTCCAACCAATACATATCTTCCGAAACATTTTTAGCAAATCTCGCAAGGCCATGGGCCACCATATTTCCTTCCCTCCTAATACTGTTTACATAGACATTTTGCATCCCATTCATAAGATACTTAACATCCTCTATTATTATGCCCAGCGAAGAACGGTTTGGTAGTGATGAGCCTATAATCTTCATAACATGCGCATTGTCACCTTCAATGATCAGCTCCAGAAAACCCGTATCGATTGAGAATTCAAGTGCTTTCCTGCAAGCTAATGCTTCTGCATCATCATTAGTTGTCACCAACAGACCCTTGGCTAACATAACAGCCATCACCTCCCTTTGTAGTTTCAGATTACTGCACCAAATCCCATACAGTTCTGCTCATCAAAGATAGTTGCATCGAAGTTAAGTTTGAAGCACGAATGTGGTGGTGGCTGCCAGATGGTCCTCTGTGTTGTTGATGTAGTAACAACAAGTTGTCGTTGTGCTTGCTGATAGTCCCTTAGGTCTTCGCTAGCTCTTTTGTTAAGCCATTTTGGATCCTTAAAGCTTCCTCCATATAAGACCGTATATCTCTGGTTCCATATGAACCAAGCTTGGACCAGAAACAACTCAATCTCTAAGATCTCAAGCCTGTCTAACAAAGTCTCAAGAAGCTTAACGATATTGCCATGGCTGTTTGGCATCTTTTGGAGCCTAGGTACACATCCTGCCCAAACATCTTGTGCAGCCCCACATTCCCACAGTACATGTGCTTCAGTTTCAAGATCTCTCCCACAACACTGATATAGATTATCCTCAATGATTTTCCTCTTTGCCAAGTTCACACGGGTTGGCAAAATTTCTTAACAAGCATGCCAACCAAACAACTTAATTTTATTCTGCACTCCAAGCTTCCAAATCTTCTGCCATACATGCCTTCCTGCTGGACCCGTGGAGCATTTAGTCCAACCAAGCTCCCTTGCAATCTTGATATCCAGACTTGCAAGAGTATACCCCATCCTTGCTGTGAAGCCAAAAAATGGCATCCGGTGCAGACCTATGACTCACTGGAATTTTGCAAATAGCATCCTtgcatttatttctttaaaaataaaaaatatatataataataaagacaaaaattccctcaaaaccAGTTTTGAGAAATCTCCACCAATGCATGATTCATTAGCTTTAAATCAGTTATGAGTTATTTTTCCAACCATGTAATGATTTATAAGACtaataatttgtattatttaaacaaatcacattattcattaaaaaaatcctaTGACTTAAGGTGGGAAGAACAACTACTCTCTCAAGTGGGTAGGGAAATCCTCATTAAAGTGGTTGTCCAAGCCATCCCTACATATACTATGCATTGTTTCAAATTTCCTATTGGATTGTGTAATGAACTAGAGGGGCTCATTAGgaggttttggtggggacaaagagGAGATCAAAGGAAGATACATTGAGTTAGATGGGAAGAGTTGTGCAAGCCAAAGAGTGAAGGGGAAATGGGTTTCAAAGACTTAGCATTATTCAATGATGCACTCCTAGCTAACCAAGCATGGAGGttgctccaaaataaaaactCTCTACTCTATAGGGTGTTCAAACCAAAGTTCTTCCCCAATTGCTCATTCATAGAGGCATCGGATGCTCAAGCTAGTTCTTATGCATGGGGAAGTATCTTAAAAGGAAGAGAAGTATTAAAAAAGGGTATGAGATGGAGGGTTGGTGATGGGTCCTCAATCAGTATTTGGTTTGATCCATGGTTGCCTTCAACTTTCTTCTTGTTCATTTCTTCTCCAATGGTGTTGGGTTAGGAGGAGGCAACAGTAGCCTCTCTACTAGATTATTCTAACTAGGGGTGGAGGCAAGACACACTGAACTTGTTGTTCAGTCCAAGAGATAAGAAGTTGATTAATTCAATTCTTTTGTGTGGCAAATAGATGGAAGATGTTCTGATGTGGCCTTTCACTCCAACCGGGTCTTATACTGTGAAATTTGGTTACAGATTCCTTTATAATTCAAGGAGCTTGGATAATAGAGATTACCAACTAGATGACAACAGACTGTGGAAGAAAGTGTGGGGAATGCAAGTTCAGCCTAAGGTCCGAAACTTTCTGTGGAGGGCCATCAGGAACTCtattccaacaaaaaaaaatcttaaacaaCGAATGGTTCTAACTGATGATGGTTGTGATCATTGCCATGGTGAACCCGAGGATGTGCTCCTTGCACTTTGGTTGTGCCCTCCATTTCTCTGGTTTGGACTCAAAACAACGTGTGGGATAACATGGACCCAACCCACGTTTCTCTTGTTTCAAAGATTTGGTGGAAACTATCATTGAAACAGGGAAGGACCTAAACTCGTTTGCCACAACAGTCTGGGCAATCTGGTACAGACAAAACACGATGAGAACAAGTGGGAAACATGTACCCATGCAGCAAGTGCATTATGAAATGCAGAAGGCAAGATCAGTGTTTATTTGAGCTAGTCAACCTCGCCCTCCTGAACAGATGCCTCTCTCTGTTTCTTAGCCTATATGGAAGCCTCCACCATGGCCAAAACTCAAAGTTAATTTCGACGAAACCGTGTTTAGGGAGAATCAACGCGCCGGGGTGGGAGTCATTGTCTGTGATGCAGTGGGCAGGGTGTGTGCATCTATGGCAAAGAGCTTTCATCTTCCGTTCTCTGTTGCTACAGTAGAGGTGTTAGCAGCAAAAAAAGCCCTTCAGCTCGCCAAAGATCTCGGGTTCCATTCAATCATCCTGGAGGGTGACTCGAAGATGGCCATTGACGGTCTGCTGAGTAAGAATTCTTCCCTAAATGAGTATGGTCATCTGCTGAGTGAAGCTAAAGAGGTGGCAGACCAAATGGATTTAGTGGAGTTTCAGTTCATGCCAAGACAAGCAAACAAAGCAACTCATAACATTGCTAGACATGTTAGCAAGTTTAcggtgtggatggaggatgttcctccacaCCTTGTTTCTGTAATTCAAGCCAATTCGGCtattcatcaataaaattacaatgttctttctcaaaaaaaaagttacatatGTGTGATCTCTTTAATTGTCATGTCATAGGCTTGAGTAAAATAgcttcaaacatgtttggagacaaaacttttttcctttaaaaatggATAAAGTTTGGCTAAAAGTTTTGTTGTAACCTAAGGTTATAGACAACAATAAGAAAATGGCAAGTGTCAATCACTTAAGGGGTTGATTGGTTGAGCATaagagaaaataagagaaaagaagGTGGGGGTGTGTGTTTGGAGGGGGTCATTTTGGGGGAGAATTATTTTCTCCTTAAGCCTACATTTTGTGAATGTTTTGATTGCTTCCTAAATTGAATTTGCAGGAAAAATGGGCTTAAGATGAGAAATCTCCCATCTACCATCTCTCTCCTTCAAGAAATTTGGGCCAATTAGCCTTATTTAGCACCAAATAGCTCTCTTTTTAAATACATATGGCAGTAGTCCTTTTTTTTGAACTTGATGTTTGTAAAATCAAGTTCTCCATCACTAAATTCAATTGAGGTGACAATGATTGATGTAGTTATTTCCCAAAGAATTTCCTGAGTTTTTATAGTATTACAAACAAATTCACAACTTTTGCTACAACTCTCTTATCTAACAGTCAAACTCTTCCATTTaataaaccctttttttttctccaccatGGAAAATATTATGCATTTAACTATGGTACCAAATTCTCATAAATAGCTTTTTGTTTACTCTTAATTGAGATTGATGCTAAAGTTGTGGTTGCAATTCTTACATCCCATATTTCTCAAATTGTTATGTCTCATCCTTATAGTGCTTTGATATTTGATTGCAGGTCCCTTTCCTAGCTTTTTGAGGAAGCTCACATCTACCATACCTATTGCAAAGAGAATCAATGTATGGACATTTTGGACAAGGAAGGGTATTCTCCTAGCAATAGTTTTGCTCTGTATTCACACCATAATTTCTGTATTTTGCACCAATTATTAACTGATACTTGGGGTGTTTCTTATCTTAGACTTTCTATTCTATTTAATTTATGTTccctttcaaaaataaaatctcataaAATTTCGATGGAACTCAATATTAGTATAGTTAGTAAAATACGGTAC
Protein-coding regions in this window:
- the LOC115981377 gene encoding pentatricopeptide repeat-containing protein At1g62350; translated protein: MLRHARLLLRKPSSSSSSPNFPKQNPFLLSENTFSNSKHIQQQWLFRHVSGLASSPSLSIWRRKKEMGKEGLIVAKELKRLRSNSVRLDRFIRSHVSRLLKSDLFAVLAEFQRQDQVFLCMKLYDVVRKEIWYRPDMFFYRDMLMMLARNKSVDEVKRVWEDLKGEEVLFDQHTFGDLIRAFSDSGLPSEAMEIYDEMRQSPDPPISLPFRVILKGLIPYPELREKVKDDFLELFPGMVVYDPPEDLFEDQDWQRESEDD